CTTCCAGGCGATCGCCAACTCCAATGGCCTGTTCGGATTCCAGGAGTTCACCGACCTCGATTTCACCGTCACCGCGCGCACCGAAGACGGCCGCGGTTCGGGCTGGGTGACGCGTTCGGCCGGCGACGTGCGCAAGTTCGATGCGCGCGAAGCATCGGAAGTGGCGATCGAAAAAGCCTTGCGCTCGGTCGACGCCAGGGCGCTCGAACCGGGGCGCTACACCGTCATCCTCGAACCTGCCGCTACCTCCGAATTGATTGGCCGGATGTTTGGCAGTTTCGACGCGCGCCGCGCCGACGAGGGCCGCAGCTTCCTGTCGAAGAAAGGCGGCGGCAATCGCCTCGGCGAAAAGCTGTTCGACGAACAGGTCAACATCTGGGCCGATCCGTGGGACAAGGACGTGCCGGTGCTGCCGTGGGACGCGGGCTCGATGATGGCGCGCGAGCGCACCGACGTTGTCAGGAAGGGCAAGATCGTCTCCCTCGACTACTCGCAGTACTGGGCGCAGAAGCAGGGCGTCAAGCCGACCGCGCGCCATGGCAACATGATCATGTCGGGCGGCTCGAAGTCGCTCGAAGAACTCGTCGCATCGACCAAGAAGGGCGTCATCGTCACCCGCACCTGGTACATCCGTGAAGTCGATCCGCAGTCGCTGCTGCTGACGGGGCTTACCCGCGACGGCACCTTCTACGTCGAAAATGGCAAGATCAAGCACCCGATCAAGAACTTCCGCTTTAACGAAAGCCCGGTCTCGATGCTCAACAACGTCGAAGAGATGGGACGTCCGCAGATCATTGGCGGCGACGAAGTGCAGTACTCGATGCTGATCCCGCCGATGAAGCTGCGCGACTTTAACTTCACGTCGCTGTCGGACGCGGTGTAAGCGGGGCAGGGCATGCGGCCGGTCGACTTCTATTTCACGCGCCTGATGTACGACTCCGGCGACTGGGACGTCGACATCCGCATGCCCAGCAACGTGCTCAATTCGCTGCTCGAATACACCACCTTGCGCGTCGACCCGGCCGAGCGGGTGGTCAACCTGGCCGACCCGAAGATGCTGGAAGCGCCGTTCTGCTACCTGGCGGGCCACAAGCTGGTGCAGTTCACGCCCGCCGAACGCAAGAACTTCGAGCGCTACGTGCGCGGCGGCGGTTTCGTGTTCGTGGACGACTGCAACCACGACATCGACGGCCTGTTCGCCAAGTCCTTCGAAGCCGAGCTGGCGCGCATGTTCGGGCCGAAGGCGCTGAAGAAGATCCCGAATACGCATCCGATCTATTCGAGCTTCTTCCATTTCGACGGCCCGCCCAACACCGGCGTCGAGCTCAATGGCTGGGGCGACGACCTGGTGCACGACTACCTGAAGGCGATCGAAATCGACGGCCGCATCCGGGTGCTGTACTCGAACAAGGATTACGGCTGCGAGTGGGACTACGACTTTCGCAACAAGCGCTGGCTGGTGATCGACAACACCCGCTTCGCGGTCAACATCATTCAATATGCACTGGGAGCCTGACGTGTCGGAATGTGATGCAGTAGCGTGGAACGAAAACGAGATTGCCGGCCTGACGGCGAAAGTGGCGGCGCTGAAGGCGAGCATGGCGCGCGTGATCATCGGCCAGGACGAGGTGGTCGAATCGCTCATCATCTGCCTGTTGGCCGGCGGCCACGCGCTGGTGGAAGGCGTGCCGGGGCTGGGCAAGACGCTGCTGGTCAAGTCGCTGGCGCAGGCCACCGCCATGCAGTTCCGCCGCGTGCAGTTCACGCCCGACCTGATGCCGTCCGATATCGTCGGCACCGAGATTCTCGAAGAAGACACCGTGACGCGCCAGCGCGTGTTCCGATTCCAGCAGGGGCCCGTGTTCACGCAGGTGCTGCTGGCCGACGAGATCAACCGCGCGCCGCCGAAGACCCAGTCGGCGCTGCTCGAAGCGATGCAGGAGCGCGCCGTCACCTTCGCCGGCCAGACCCACAAGCTGCCGCAGCCCTTCTTCGTGCTGGCCACGCAGAACCCGATCGAGCAGGCCGGCACCTATCCGCTGCCCGAAGCGCAGCTCGACCGCTTCCTGCTGCGCATCGACGTCGGCTATCCGACCGAGGACGAGGAAATGGCGATGGTTTCCCGCACCACCCACGCGGGCCTGCAGGACGCCACGCCCGCGCTGGACGCGGACAGCCTTCTGCGTCTGCAGGCGCTGGTGCGCGACATCGAGATCGGCGAGCACCTGCTGCGCTACGCCACGCGGCTGGTGCGCGCCACCCGGCCGCAGGACAGCAAGGTGTCCAGCGTGCTGAAACACGTCGGCTGGGGCGCCGGTCCGCGTGCGGGACAGGCGCTGGTGCTGGCATCCAAGGCGCGCGCGCTGATGCACGGCCGCCTGGCGGTCACGCGTGACGACATCGGCGCCATGCTGCTGCCGGTGCTGGCGCACCGCGTGCTGCGCAATTTCGAAGCCGAAGCCGACGGCGTGGCGATCGCCGACATCCTGAAGGCGTTGCGCGCCGAGATCCGCGTCGACTGACAATGCTGGCGACACCGGCGCTGCTGGCGCAAACCAGCGACCTTAATCTCGTTATCCGCCATGTGCTGGCCGGCCTTGGCCACGGCATCCATGCGGGGCGGGAGCGCGGCGCCGGCGTCGAATTTTCCGAATACCGTGCCTACGCGCCGGGCGACGAGTGGCGCCGGGTGGACTGGAAGCTGCTGGCGCGGGCGGACCGCTACTTCGTGCGCGAGGCCGAGCGCGACAGCCATGTCGCGGTCTGGCTGTGGCTCGACGCCAGCGCGTCGATGGCGGAGCCGAGCCGCAGCGTGGCGGGCCTCGACAAGCTGCAATATGCGCGCGCCGTGCTGGCGTGTGTGGCCGCGATTGCGCAGCGCCAGGGCGATGCGTTCGGACTGATCGTGTGCGGGGGAGGGCGCGTGAAGTACACGCCTGCCGCGCGCGGGCCGCGCCAGATGCAGCGCGTGCTCGCCCAGTTGTCCCGCACCGAGGCGGAAGGAACCCTGCCGCCGGCCGAAACCCTGCGCGCCAGCCTGCACTTCGCGCGCTCGCCAAGCCTGATCTTCGCCGCCAGCGACTTCCTCGACTGGCCGTCGCCGCAATCGGAGGCGCTGCTGCGGCTGCGCCACATGCGTCATGACGTGCGCGCGCTGTGCCTGCAGACCGACGCCGAGTGCGACGGCGGCTTCGCGGACGGCAGCGCGTGGTGCGATCCCGAGCAGGGCGCGGGACTGTTCCGCTTCGATGCGCAAGCGCGAGCCGGATACCTCAAAAGCCGCGGCGACCATTTTGCGGCAATGACTGCCGACTGCCGCCGCAGCGACATCCGCAGCCTTGAAGCGCGCATCGAGCAGCCGGTCCAGACGGTGCTGCGTGCATGGCTGCGCCAGGCGGGTGGCGCATGAGCATGTGGTGGCTGGCGCTGCCCATCCTGCTGCTGCCGGTCTGGTGGCACCGGCAGAAGCGCGAGCGCATCAAGGCGCTGCCCCTTGCCACCGCGCGCTTCCTGCCGCGCGCCGAGCCGCAACAGCTACGCGTGTGGCGCTGGACCGAGCGCCTGCTCCTGCTGGTGCGCTGCCTGCTTCTGCTGGCTGCGATAGCGCTGCTGGCCGGCGTGACGATTCCGTGGCGCGGCGATACCGTGCTGGTGGTGCCCGGCACCGATGCGGCCTGGCTCGAGCGTCAGCTTGCCGATGCCCGGTTCACTGGCGCCGGCCGGCTCGCCACTGCCGATCCTTTCGCTTATCTTGTCGCCCACGAAGGCGAGTGGAAAGCCGGCGCTCGGCTGATGCTGGCCGGCGCCGTGCCGATGCCCGCGGTCCAGCCGACGCTGCGCCATCACGTCGAACTGCGCACGGACGCGAAGCCGCTTTCCCCATCCGATCACCGCGTCGCCATCGTCAGCAAGCGCGCAGCCCAGTGGCGGGCCCTGTTCGCCGCGCTGGACGGGCCGCAGCGTTATGCGGTGAGCGATACTCCCGACGCGCGGACGGAGCTGGTGGTGTGGGATGTGCCCGAAGCGCCGCCCGCATCCCTGCATGCACCGCTTTGGTGGGTTGGCGACGCCAGCGCGTTTCCGGAGCTGCGCAATGCGCCGTCGGTCGACGGCATCCGTTACGCGGACAGCCCGCGCGGGAGGCTGTGGACGTCGAAGGATTGGCCCGTTGCCGGCGCGGACGCGGCGCGCGCCTTGTTCGAGTCGTGGCAGCGGCTGCATTACGCCCCGGTTGCTTTTACGGCGCCATCGCTGGCGCTGGACCCCACGCCATCCGCACCGCTGCTCAATGACGGCGGCGCATGGCGCGACCGGATTCTGGCCCTGATCGCCGCGCTCTTCGCCATCGAAAGGATACTGGCCCATGCACGCCGGCGCTGACATCGTCGTACGGCTATGGCGCGCCGTTCTGGGCCGGCGCTGGCCGCTGTGGCTGGGCGTCCTGCTGCCGTGGTGCCTGCTGCGGTCGCCGTCTGGATTGCTGGCGGCGCTGATGTTTGTGGCGGCCGACGTTTTTCTGCTGCGGCGCCGGGTCGCCGCCAACTGGTCGCGCTGGCTGGACGGCGCACTGCCTGAACTCGAGGACAGCAGCGCGTTGCTGGCGCATGCCGCGACGCCGCTGGCTGTTCTGCAGCGCGAACGCCTGCTTGGCCGCCTGCGCGACCGCGACCTGTCGGTCGTTGCGCGCGCCCGGGTTCGCGGCAGTTATCACTGGATCGCGGTCAGCCTGCTCGCCGCCGCGGCGGTATGGATTCCCCACCCGCGCGAATGGGCGCCGCCCGCAACCGCCAGGGCCGCCGTGCCGGCAGCTGGCCACGCTGCGATCGTCATACGCATCGCTCCACCGCGCTACACCGGCGTGGCGCCGTTCGAATCGGCGCCGCGCGACTTGCTGGTGCCCGAACGCAGCGAGGTGCGCTGGTGCGGCCAGGGCGAGATAGAACTGAGCGACGGTCAGCGCCTGCAGGCGGGCGCCGAGTGCGCCCGCTGGATCGCGACCGAATCGGTGTTTTGGCGCTGGCGCGGCGCGCGCTATAACTTGCGCGTGAAACCGGACCTGCCGCCGCAAGTGACCGTGACCAGACCCGGAGAGATGGTCCAGGTGCTCGCCGGCGACGCACGCACTGCTACTATTTCCGTAGCGGTGCGCGATGACTACGCGGTCAGCCGCGCGACCCTGCACCTGACGCTGGCGCGCGGCAGCGGCGAGAACATCCGCTTCAGCGACCGGGAAGTGCCCTTGCCGGCTTCGAACGATCCGCAGGCGCGCGACTGGGCGAAGCAGTGGAGCCTGTCGGAGCTGGGCATGGAGCCGGGCGACGAACTGTATTTTTTCGTGCGTGCCAGCGACAACGCCGCGCCGCCGCACGCCGTGCAGTCACCGACCTACACCCTGCGGCTTCCCGGCCCGGTGAGCGCCGACGACGAGGCCTCTGCGCTGCCGACGCTGGTCAAGCCGGAGAATCTGCGCAGCCAGCGCCAGGTGATCATCGATACCGAGCAGCTCATGGCCGACATCAAGGCGCAGCCGAAGCTCGCCGCCGCCACGGTGCGCAGCCGCAGCGAAGCGATCGCCGCCGACCAGGCCCAGTTGCGGCGCCGTTACGGCCAGTTCCTCGGCGAGGAATCCACGCTGTTCGGCGACGACGACCACGACAAGCACGAGAAACAGGATGTCCTGCATGAATTCGGCCACGCGCACGACCAGGCCGAGAACGCGACGTTGTTCGACGAAGGCACCAAAAAAATCCTGCGCCGCGCGCTATCGGCGATGTGGGATGCCGAGAAAGCGCTGCGCGCCGTCACGCCAGTGGCCGCACTGGCGCCGGAGTACAAGGCGCTGGACGCCGTCAAGCAGTTGCAGCAGGCCGACCGCATCTATCTGCACAAGACGGCGTTCGCACCGCCGCCGATCAAGGAGGAATTGCGCATGACGGGCGATGTGGTGGGCGCAAAGGGCTACCGCCGCGAGCAAGGCGCGCCGCACGAGGCCGTGCCGGCCGATCTGCGCGAGCTGCTGCGCGCACTGGGCGGCGATGACGCCTTGCCGGCATTGTGGAGCCGCACTGCGCATGACTGGATTCGTGCGCATGTCGCCGGCGACGAGCAGCGGCTGCAGGCGCAGCGCGCGGTGCAGGATGTGGCCGACGGCTGCGTGGCGTGCCGGCCGGTTCTGCGCGCGTGGCTGCGCGGCGCGATTGCTGATGCGCCGGTGCTGCTGCAGGCAACGCCAAGCTCCGCCACGCCGTTCGAGCGCGCGTGGCGCAAGGCGGCGCCATGATGATCGTCGCGATCGCACTGGCCGGCGCGGCAAGCGCGGCAAGCGCCGGCATGTACCTGCGGCGCCGCCGCTGGATCGACGCGGTGCTGGTGATGGTGGCCGCCGCCGCGCTGGGGGGACTGGCCGCTGAATTCAGACTGCCGGCGCAGGCGGTGCCCGCGATGACGGTGGCCGGCGACGGGCTGACCGAAGCCGAATGGCGCGACCTGCCCGCGCGTGCATTGAGCTGGACGCGGCCGTCCGGTGGCGAAATGCATCTGGACTTCCCGCGCCGCCTTTCGCTCGGCCGCATGTTCACGCTGACGGTTCGTATGCCTGGCGCGCATCGGATGCAGCTGCTGGCCGAGAACGGCCAGGTCATCGCCGAAGGAACCGGCAATGCAAAGGCGGTCAGCGTGCAGTGGCTGCCGCCGGCGGCGGAACTGCTGGTGCTGCGCGCGCGGCTGGTCGACGCCGCCGGGAAAATCCTGGCGGAAGGGCCGGTGCCTGTGCACGTGACCGATTCGGCGCCCCTGCAAGTGCAGGGCCGCTTTGGCGCGCCCTCGTTCGATCTGCGCGCGCTGAACGACTTGCTGAAAGATAGTGGCGCGCTGCTTGACTGGCAGGTTGCACTCGGCAAGTCCGTCAGCCGCAGCGAGACGGCGCGGTCGGCAGCGGCGCCGAACCTGCTTCTGATCGATGCCGCATGGTTCGAACACGCGGCGGAGAGCGCGCGCGGCGCCTTGCTGGCGCAGGTGGCGCAAGGCACGCCGCTGGTGATCCTGGGCGCCAGTGCCGCCGATCCGAAACTGTGGCAGCGCGCCGTACAGCTCGACCTGAAGCCACAGCCCGAAAACCGCACGGCCGGACCGCTGGCGATGCCGGTGGCGCCGTTCAATCCGTCCGGTCCCGATGCCGGCGCGTGGTCAGGCGACGGCGCCGTGTGGGCGCGCCAGTGGCAGGGCGGCCGCATTGCCTGGGTCGGCGTGGGCGACTGGCACAAGCATGCGATCGCGCAGCCGCAGCAGCTGGGAATGTGGTGGCAGGGTGTGCTGGATGCGGCCGGCGTGCGCCGCGAGGAAGATGTCGTGTGGGAGCCGCCGCGCGAGATGCCTTTTCCTGGCCAGCGCCTCGAAGTCTGCGCGCGCGGCGTGCGCGGCGACGCCGTGTTCTCCGCATTGAATCAGAAGGCGGTCTGGCAGCGCCGGCCCGACAAGGCCGACGCATCGTGCGTCGCGGTCTGGCCGCCGCGCCAGCCGGGATGGCTGAAGGTCGAGACGCAGCAGCAGTCGCAGTACATCTACGTGTTCGCGCCCGGCGACTGGCCGCAATGGCAGGCGGCGGAACGGCGCGATGCGACGGCGCGGTTTGCGGCGCGCACCCCGGTTGCGGCGGTAACCAGCAGCAGGGCGCTGCCTGATTGGCCATTCGCGATCGTGTTCGCGCTGGTCATGCTGGCGTTATGGTTCCGCGAGAAAGGTGGGGTTGTCAAGGCGAGCTGGCAGAAATAGGGGGAACCGGGTGTGAGTCTGCTGCGGCGCAAGATCGGAGGCTGGGTTCTTGAGTAACCTCGGCCCAGTATTTTTGAACTTACACTACGCGGAGGAACGATGGATCTGATCTACAAAAACGAAAAGGTGCTGTTCGTGATCATGCTTACACTGTCCTGCGTGGTGTGGCTGGGTGTCATCCTGGGAACCTTGGGAGGCGCGCTAATCTGGGCCCTGGTGATCTTCGTGATGTACTGCTTCGCGCAATCGGCGCTGATTTCCTACATCAAGGGCACCGCAGTGCAGATCACGGAAAAGCAGTTCCCCGACCTGTATCGCCGGATTGACGCGTGCTGCGACAAGCTCGAACACATCGAGCGACCCCAGGCGTACCTGATGCAGATGGGCGGCGCCCTGAATGCCTTCGCGACGCGGTTCCTCGGCCGCGATTTCCTGGTGCTGTATTCCGACGTGGTCGACGCGCTGCACGAAATTCCGGACGCGCTCAACTTCTACATTGGCCACGAGATTGGGCATATCAAGCGCAAGCACCTGCTGTGGTCGACCGTGCTGATCCCGGCTTCGCTGATGCCGCTGATCGGCGCGGCGTATTCGAGGGCGCGCGAATATACCTGCGACAGGCACGGTCTGGCGGCATGCGACAGGCCGGAGAGTGCGCAAGCGGGGATCGCCGCGCTCGCGGCCGGCGGCAAGCGCGGAGCGACGATGTGCATCCAGGCCTATTCGGAGCAGAGTCTGCACACCGATGGCTTCTGGATGTCGTTCCACGAACTGGTCGCCGATTATCCCTGGCTGGTGAAGCGCATGGGCGCCGTGCGCGCGCTGGCGCAGGGCCAGGAAGTGAAACAGCCGCGCCGCCATCCGCTGGCGGTGCTGCTGGCGTTCTTCACGCCGCGGATAGCCGGCGCCGGCGCTGCGGGACCGATCGTTATGGTGGCGATCATCGCCATGTCGGCGGCGGTGCTGGTTCCGGCGTACCAGCAGTACAAGGTGCGCGCTGCGGAAGCCGCTGCATTTCGCAGCGGCGATGCGGCCGTCGTGGTGGAGAAGTTCGACAGCGCGACTAAAGAGATCCCGGCGACGAGCGAACAGCCAACGGAAGCTCGATAGGCATTGACGATGGCGTGCGACGGAACTACTTGCCGCGGCTATTCCTGCTGGTCGCGCATCCAGTCTTTCAGGCCAGTTACCCAGCCCTTGGCGGGCAGGTTCATGCTGCGCTTGATCGCGCCGGCGCGTTCGTACAGCACGCTGAAATCGATCTGCGGCGCGCGCTTGAACGCGATCACCACGATGTTCGCGTCGTGCACCTCGGGCAGCCACACCACCGCGTCGAACACCTGCTCCATCGCTTCAAGATTGATGTCGTAATTGGCGAAGTCGCCAAACACGTTGGTGGTCATGATGCCGTCGTCGGTCAGGCAGTCGAAGCAGCCCTGGTAGAACTCGGGCGTGTCGAGCACCGGGCCGCGCGCTTCCTCGTCGTACAGGTCCACCTGCAGCACGTCGGCAGTGTTTCGGTTGGCCGGATCGAGCACGAAGTCGAGCGCGTTCATTTCGCGCACCCGCAGGCGCTCGTCGTCGGGCGGCAGTTCGAACAGCGCGCGGCAGATGGCGATCACGTTGGGATTGAGCTCGACCGCCGTGACGCGCGCGCCGGGCAGGCGCCGGTAGCAGAACTTGGTCAGCGCCGCACTGCCCAGCCCCAGCTGGACCACGTGGCGCGGCTGGTCGAGGAACAGCATCCACATCATCATCATCTGGATGTATTCGAGTTCGATCGCGTCCGGCTTGTCGATCCGCATGGCGCCCTGCACCCATGATGTACCGAGGTGCAGGAAGCGCACGCCGCGAAATTCGGTGACGGTGGCGGGAGGATGGCCGGGCTGCTCGAAGCGCGCGTCGGCGTTGTTACGTTTGGAGGACATGAGGCGGGGGATTTCGGTGTGCAAGCCCATCTTACCAGATCGGCCTTCAGCATCGGGGTCTGGTCCCGCGGACCTGACCCCGATTTTGAACGTCAGCCTCGCCAGTTCGCGACGTACTCCGGTTGTTCGACAGTGCACGTCTCGTGCGGCACCGGCGCCGCGCGTTCGTGCGCGAACGGCAGCTCGCCCACCCAGGCCGCGATATCCATGTCCTCCGCATCGTCCTTCGGGCCGCCGGTGCGCACCTTGCACGCCGCTTCGGTCAGCGCGATACGCATCACGGTCGTCGCCGCGAACTCCTTGTCGTTCCCCGGTCGCACATCGGCCGCGCGGCCCGGCGAGATCTTGTCCATGAAGGCGTCCATCGATGCGCGCTTGGCGGCGTCGCCTTCGACCCGCTCGAACTGGCCGTAGATCATCGCCGAGCGATAGTTCATCGAGTGGTTGAAGGCGGCGCGCGCCAGCACCAGGCCGTCGAGATGGGTTACCGTCACGCACGCCTGCACGCCTTGCGACAGCAGCTTGACCAGGCGCCCGCCGTTGGAGCCGTGGATGTACAGGTGGTCGCCTTCGCGCCAGCATGCAGTCGGGATGCAGTGGCTGCCGCTGTCGTCGTGAAACGCGACGTGGCACAGCCAGGCGGCGTCGAGGATCGCGTGCAGCGTGGCGGCCTGGTAGTCGGCGTTGTTGGCGATGCGGCGGATGCGGGTGCGTTCGGTCGGTGCGGCGGTCATGGCAATCCTGTCAAATTGGTCAGGCATCCAATATAATCGACCGCTGGTTCTTCCAAAAGATCCACCACTACATTATTTTTTAGGGCCACGAATGGACTACGCGCTGCTGGTTGCGAACTTCTCCACCCCGGACACCGCCGCCTGGCCGCGCCAGCGCCTGCTGCACGAGTGCCTGCGCGCGGCGATCCGCGGCGGCCAGCTGGCGCCGGGAACGCGGCTGGCGGCCAGCCGCGCGCTGTCGGCGGAACTGGGCGTGGCGCGCAACACGGTGCTGTATGCCTACGACCAGCTGGCCACCGAGGGATACGTCGTGCCGGACCGGCGCGGCACCGTCGTCGCGCCGCTGCGCATTGCCGGCGCCGCGCGCCCAGCCGCCGCACCGGCGAGCCTGTCGCGCCGTTCGCAGCGCCTGCGGCCGTCGGCGCCGCAAGCGAGCCTGCAGGGAGGCTTTGCGCCGGGCGTGCCGGCGCTGGACGAATTTCCCGTCACGCTGTGGCGCCGCCTGCTCGACCGCGCCTGGCGCGGCGTCGATGCGGCCAGCCTCAATTACGGCGATCCCGCCGGGGAGCCGGAACTGCGGCAGGCGATTGCCGATCACCTGCGCGCGGCGCGCGGCGCCGACTGCGTGCCTGGCCAGGTCTTTATCACGACGGGCACCCAGAATGGCCTGGACCTGTGTGCGCGCGCCTTTGCCGACGCTGGCGACAAGGCGTGGATCGAGAATCCGGGCTACGGCGGCGCGCTGGCGGCATTCCGCGCGGCGCAACTGAATGTCATCGGCATTCCGACCGACGAGGGAGGCATCGCTCCGCAGGCGGCAGACTGGCGCCGCCATCGTCCGCGGCTCGTCTACGTCACGCCATCGCACCAGTATCC
This window of the Massilia sp. R2A-15 genome carries:
- a CDS encoding DUF58 domain-containing protein gives rise to the protein MLATPALLAQTSDLNLVIRHVLAGLGHGIHAGRERGAGVEFSEYRAYAPGDEWRRVDWKLLARADRYFVREAERDSHVAVWLWLDASASMAEPSRSVAGLDKLQYARAVLACVAAIAQRQGDAFGLIVCGGGRVKYTPAARGPRQMQRVLAQLSRTEAEGTLPPAETLRASLHFARSPSLIFAASDFLDWPSPQSEALLRLRHMRHDVRALCLQTDAECDGGFADGSAWCDPEQGAGLFRFDAQARAGYLKSRGDHFAAMTADCRRSDIRSLEARIEQPVQTVLRAWLRQAGGA
- a CDS encoding pyridoxamine 5'-phosphate oxidase family protein, with amino-acid sequence MTAAPTERTRIRRIANNADYQAATLHAILDAAWLCHVAFHDDSGSHCIPTACWREGDHLYIHGSNGGRLVKLLSQGVQACVTVTHLDGLVLARAAFNHSMNYRSAMIYGQFERVEGDAAKRASMDAFMDKISPGRAADVRPGNDKEFAATTVMRIALTEAACKVRTGGPKDDAEDMDIAAWVGELPFAHERAAPVPHETCTVEQPEYVANWRG
- a CDS encoding TldD/PmbA family protein, with the protein product MKQMNHDEAKRICDRVLGFSRADECRVSIAGSRKGNIRYAQNSVSTAGLTENTQLTVSVAFGKRQGTTSINEFDDKSLERAVRRAEEIARLAPENPQFMPAIGKQAFKPSNTFTAATAAIDPEYRAEVASHSILAGRKNKLVTAGFFVDTTGFQAIANSNGLFGFQEFTDLDFTVTARTEDGRGSGWVTRSAGDVRKFDAREASEVAIEKALRSVDARALEPGRYTVILEPAATSELIGRMFGSFDARRADEGRSFLSKKGGGNRLGEKLFDEQVNIWADPWDKDVPVLPWDAGSMMARERTDVVRKGKIVSLDYSQYWAQKQGVKPTARHGNMIMSGGSKSLEELVASTKKGVIVTRTWYIREVDPQSLLLTGLTRDGTFYVENGKIKHPIKNFRFNESPVSMLNNVEEMGRPQIIGGDEVQYSMLIPPMKLRDFNFTSLSDAV
- a CDS encoding PLP-dependent aminotransferase family protein encodes the protein MDYALLVANFSTPDTAAWPRQRLLHECLRAAIRGGQLAPGTRLAASRALSAELGVARNTVLYAYDQLATEGYVVPDRRGTVVAPLRIAGAARPAAAPASLSRRSQRLRPSAPQASLQGGFAPGVPALDEFPVTLWRRLLDRAWRGVDAASLNYGDPAGEPELRQAIADHLRAARGADCVPGQVFITTGTQNGLDLCARAFADAGDKAWIENPGYGGALAAFRAAQLNVIGIPTDEGGIAPQAADWRRHRPRLVYVTPSHQYPTGCVLGLQRRAALIENARAAGALIVEDDYDSEFRHDGPPLPAMQGLAPDAPVVYLGTFSKTMFPALRIGFMVVPAGLAQPLDALLAGSAPQGRIADQRALAEFLRGGHFALHLRRMRRLYRQRRDAMVAALGRHFGNVATIHGGSAGMHLALQFDDSSIDDARVAALALEKGIVAHALSMHATGARANGWNGLLLGYAQVPADEIDAKVAQLAALI
- a CDS encoding M48 family metallopeptidase, which codes for MDLIYKNEKVLFVIMLTLSCVVWLGVILGTLGGALIWALVIFVMYCFAQSALISYIKGTAVQITEKQFPDLYRRIDACCDKLEHIERPQAYLMQMGGALNAFATRFLGRDFLVLYSDVVDALHEIPDALNFYIGHEIGHIKRKHLLWSTVLIPASLMPLIGAAYSRAREYTCDRHGLAACDRPESAQAGIAALAAGGKRGATMCIQAYSEQSLHTDGFWMSFHELVADYPWLVKRMGAVRALAQGQEVKQPRRHPLAVLLAFFTPRIAGAGAAGPIVMVAIIAMSAAVLVPAYQQYKVRAAEAAAFRSGDAAVVVEKFDSATKEIPATSEQPTEAR
- a CDS encoding DUF4159 domain-containing protein encodes the protein MRPVDFYFTRLMYDSGDWDVDIRMPSNVLNSLLEYTTLRVDPAERVVNLADPKMLEAPFCYLAGHKLVQFTPAERKNFERYVRGGGFVFVDDCNHDIDGLFAKSFEAELARMFGPKALKKIPNTHPIYSSFFHFDGPPNTGVELNGWGDDLVHDYLKAIEIDGRIRVLYSNKDYGCEWDYDFRNKRWLVIDNTRFAVNIIQYALGA
- a CDS encoding MoxR family ATPase — translated: MSECDAVAWNENEIAGLTAKVAALKASMARVIIGQDEVVESLIICLLAGGHALVEGVPGLGKTLLVKSLAQATAMQFRRVQFTPDLMPSDIVGTEILEEDTVTRQRVFRFQQGPVFTQVLLADEINRAPPKTQSALLEAMQERAVTFAGQTHKLPQPFFVLATQNPIEQAGTYPLPEAQLDRFLLRIDVGYPTEDEEMAMVSRTTHAGLQDATPALDADSLLRLQALVRDIEIGEHLLRYATRLVRATRPQDSKVSSVLKHVGWGAGPRAGQALVLASKARALMHGRLAVTRDDIGAMLLPVLAHRVLRNFEAEADGVAIADILKALRAEIRVD
- a CDS encoding spermidine synthase gives rise to the protein MSSKRNNADARFEQPGHPPATVTEFRGVRFLHLGTSWVQGAMRIDKPDAIELEYIQMMMMWMLFLDQPRHVVQLGLGSAALTKFCYRRLPGARVTAVELNPNVIAICRALFELPPDDERLRVREMNALDFVLDPANRNTADVLQVDLYDEEARGPVLDTPEFYQGCFDCLTDDGIMTTNVFGDFANYDINLEAMEQVFDAVVWLPEVHDANIVVIAFKRAPQIDFSVLYERAGAIKRSMNLPAKGWVTGLKDWMRDQQE